The following proteins are co-located in the Streptomyces sp. NBC_01198 genome:
- a CDS encoding EamA family transporter: MLRNRSGVILLTALAPGVWGTTYYVTTQYLPPDRPLLAGVTRALPAGLLLVAGTRRLPHGVWWWRSLVLGTLNIGAFFALLFIAAYRLPGGVAATIGALQPLLVAVFSAGLLGDRLTLRTVLTGLTGVFGVSLLVLQSGARLDALGVLAALGSAVVMATGVVLSKRWPAPAPLLATTGWQLVAGGLVLLPVALLAEGPPPSSLTTQNLLGYGYLTLVGAAVAYALWFRGIRELPPTNVTFLGLLSPVVATGVGWLALGQQLTAVQALGGALILGALVAAQLRPVPPPAVLPQPVRR; encoded by the coding sequence GTGCTAAGAAATCGATCGGGCGTCATCCTGCTGACCGCCCTGGCCCCCGGCGTCTGGGGGACGACGTACTACGTCACGACGCAGTACCTGCCGCCCGACCGCCCGCTGCTGGCCGGCGTGACGCGGGCGCTGCCCGCGGGCCTGCTGCTGGTGGCCGGCACCCGCCGGCTCCCGCACGGCGTGTGGTGGTGGCGCTCGCTGGTGCTCGGCACCCTGAACATCGGCGCCTTCTTCGCGCTGCTGTTCATCGCCGCCTACCGGCTCCCCGGCGGCGTCGCCGCCACGATCGGCGCGCTCCAGCCGCTGCTGGTCGCCGTCTTCTCCGCCGGGCTGCTGGGCGACCGCCTCACCCTGCGGACCGTGCTGACCGGCCTGACCGGGGTGTTCGGCGTGAGCCTGCTCGTGCTCCAGTCGGGCGCACGGCTCGACGCCCTCGGCGTGCTCGCCGCGCTCGGCAGCGCCGTGGTGATGGCGACCGGCGTCGTCCTGAGCAAGCGCTGGCCCGCGCCGGCGCCGCTGCTGGCGACCACCGGCTGGCAACTGGTCGCCGGCGGGCTCGTCCTGCTGCCGGTCGCGCTGCTCGCGGAAGGGCCGCCCCCGTCCTCGCTGACGACGCAGAATCTGCTCGGCTACGGCTACCTCACGCTGGTCGGCGCGGCGGTGGCGTACGCCCTGTGGTTCCGCGGGATACGCGAGCTGCCGCCGACCAATGTCACCTTTCTCGGGCTGCTCAGCCCGGTCGTCGCCACCGGGGTGGGCTGGCTGGCGCTGGGCCAGCAGCTGACGGCCGTGCAGGCGCTGGGCGGTGCGCTCATCCTGGGCGCCCTGGTGGCCGCCCAACTGCGGCCCGTACCGCCGCCGGCCGTCCTGCCGCAGCCCGTCCGCCGCTGA
- a CDS encoding NAD(P)-dependent oxidoreductase, producing MHITVFGAAGAAGRQIVAEGLARGHRVDAVVRSSARLGELPAGARGLVGDALSYDSVVDLAAGRDVVITATRPAPGREAELVAVTEVMLPALAATGGRLLVVGGAGTLTLPGGGTVADAPDFPAVLKPIADACADQLARCRAAADVDWTYLSPAALLQPGERTGRHRLGGDELVADAGGVSALSYEDLAVVLLDEAEQPRHRGRRFTAAY from the coding sequence ATGCACATCACCGTCTTCGGAGCCGCGGGCGCCGCCGGCCGCCAGATCGTCGCCGAAGGGCTGGCCCGCGGCCACCGGGTCGACGCCGTCGTACGGTCTTCCGCCCGTCTCGGGGAACTGCCCGCCGGGGCGCGCGGGCTGGTCGGGGACGCGCTGTCCTACGACTCGGTCGTGGACCTGGCGGCCGGGCGGGACGTGGTGATCACCGCGACCCGCCCGGCACCCGGCAGGGAGGCCGAACTCGTCGCCGTCACCGAGGTGATGCTGCCCGCGCTCGCCGCCACGGGCGGGCGGCTGCTGGTCGTCGGCGGGGCCGGCACGCTCACCCTGCCGGGGGGCGGCACGGTCGCCGACGCGCCGGACTTCCCCGCCGTCTTGAAGCCGATAGCGGACGCCTGCGCCGACCAGCTGGCCCGCTGCCGGGCGGCCGCCGACGTGGACTGGACCTATCTCAGCCCCGCCGCCCTGCTCCAGCCGGGGGAGCGCACCGGCCGCCACCGGCTGGGCGGCGACGAGCTGGTCGCCGACGCCGGCGGGGTGTCCGCGCTGTCCTACGAGGACCTGGCCGTCGTCCTGCTGGACGAGGCGGAGCAGCCCAGGCACCGGGGGCGGCGCTTCACCGCCGCTTACTGA
- a CDS encoding cytochrome P450 family protein codes for MGNVEDLRAEGFVEDPYPTYARLREKGPVHRVRIADDEETWLVVGHEAARAALADPRLAKDFRKISPDVDFTPGNANMLNADPPEHTRLRRLVAREFTPRRVTALQPRVQQITDELLDAALGEPTADLVDTLAFPLPMMVICELLGVPDLDRKAFRGWSNDFVSGTPEAEVRAARAMSEYLAELIEDKRCGGPADDLLSALIRTRYEDDDRLSSDELVGMAFLLLIAGHETTVNLITNGVLALLRHPDQLAALRAEPELIDGAVEEMLRYDGPVETTTWRYAAEQMTVAGTVIAQGDSVLISLAGADRDPERFPAPDTFDIRRPAQGNIAFGHGIHYCLGAPLARMEARVAIPTLLTRAPGLALVPEPLTWRQGLIVRGPTRLVVSFSKRR; via the coding sequence ATGGGAAACGTCGAGGACTTACGGGCCGAGGGATTCGTCGAGGACCCGTATCCGACGTATGCCAGGCTCCGGGAGAAGGGCCCGGTGCACCGGGTCAGGATCGCCGACGACGAGGAGACCTGGCTCGTGGTGGGCCACGAGGCCGCCCGCGCGGCGCTCGCCGACCCGCGGCTGGCCAAGGACTTCCGCAAGATCTCCCCGGACGTCGACTTCACCCCGGGGAACGCGAACATGCTGAACGCCGACCCGCCCGAGCACACCCGGCTGCGCCGCCTGGTGGCCCGCGAGTTCACCCCCCGCCGGGTCACCGCCCTGCAGCCCCGGGTGCAGCAGATCACCGACGAGCTGCTGGACGCCGCGCTGGGCGAACCCACCGCCGACCTGGTCGACACGCTGGCCTTCCCGCTGCCGATGATGGTGATCTGCGAACTGCTCGGCGTCCCCGACCTGGACCGCAAGGCCTTCCGCGGCTGGTCGAACGACTTCGTCAGCGGCACCCCCGAGGCCGAGGTGCGCGCTGCCCGCGCCATGTCGGAGTATCTGGCCGAGCTGATCGAGGACAAGCGCTGCGGCGGCCCGGCCGACGACCTGCTGAGCGCGCTGATCAGGACGCGCTACGAGGACGACGACCGGCTCTCCTCCGACGAGCTGGTCGGCATGGCCTTCCTGCTGCTCATCGCCGGCCACGAGACCACCGTCAACCTCATCACCAACGGCGTGCTGGCGCTGCTCCGCCACCCCGACCAGCTCGCCGCGCTGCGCGCGGAGCCCGAGCTGATCGACGGCGCCGTCGAGGAGATGCTGCGCTACGACGGCCCGGTCGAGACGACGACCTGGCGTTACGCCGCCGAGCAGATGACCGTGGCCGGCACCGTCATCGCGCAGGGCGACTCCGTGCTGATCTCGCTGGCCGGCGCCGACCGCGACCCGGAGCGCTTCCCGGCGCCGGACACGTTCGACATCCGCCGCCCGGCGCAGGGCAACATCGCCTTCGGCCACGGCATCCACTACTGCCTCGGCGCACCGCTGGCCCGTATGGAGGCCAGGGTCGCCATCCCCACCCTGCTCACCCGCGCCCCCGGGCTCGCCCTGGTGCCGGAACCGCTCACCTGGCGCCAGGGCCTGATCGTGCGCGGTCCCACCCGGCTGGTGGTCAGCTTCAGTAAGCGGCGGTGA
- a CDS encoding bifunctional 4-hydroxy-2-oxoglutarate aldolase/2-dehydro-3-deoxy-phosphogluconate aldolase, whose amino-acid sequence MYRWETTRTALAQRVFATIRSETYDQAAATADTLLSAGLTTLEISLTTPFALEAVTTLVREVGDDAVIGAGTVVDAVSARMAIDAGARFLLAPNLDEEVLRTGHRYGVPVFPGVATPTEAVLAMELGADALTLYPASSLTPRWVADLRTILPQAALIPIGGITVAAAPEWVASGAVAVGMGSALTDGDRPTVTKRLTDLLDRLADPT is encoded by the coding sequence GTGTACCGCTGGGAGACCACTAGGACCGCGCTCGCACAGCGGGTTTTCGCCACGATCCGCAGCGAGACGTACGACCAGGCCGCGGCGACCGCGGACACGCTGCTGTCGGCCGGCCTCACCACCCTGGAGATCTCGCTCACCACGCCCTTCGCGCTGGAGGCCGTCACCACCCTGGTCCGCGAGGTCGGCGACGACGCGGTCATCGGGGCGGGCACGGTAGTCGACGCGGTGTCCGCGCGGATGGCCATCGACGCCGGCGCCCGCTTCCTGCTCGCCCCGAATCTGGACGAGGAGGTGCTGCGTACCGGCCACCGCTACGGGGTGCCGGTCTTCCCCGGGGTGGCCACCCCGACCGAGGCGGTCCTCGCGATGGAGCTCGGCGCGGACGCGCTGACCCTCTACCCCGCCTCGTCCTTGACCCCGCGCTGGGTCGCGGACCTGCGGACGATCCTCCCGCAGGCGGCGCTCATTCCGATCGGCGGCATCACGGTCGCCGCCGCCCCCGAATGGGTCGCCTCCGGCGCGGTCGCCGTGGGCATGGGCTCCGCCCTCACCGACGGCGACCGGCCCACGGTGACCAAGCGCCTCACCGACCTCCTCGACCGGCTGGCCGACCCGACCTGA
- a CDS encoding AIM24 family protein — protein MTLQQQIVGNAMQMAVCTLNPGQTVYCEAGKFLFKTANVSMETRLGGPGTRGSGGVGQQGGGGGGMGGLLRQAVGTAMQVGQRALAGESLAFQYFTASGGEGTVGFAGVLPGEMRALELTGSRAWFAEKDAFVAAEDTVQFGIAFAGGRQGMSGGEGFILEKFTGHGTVIIAGAGNFIDLNPADFGGRIEVDTGCIVAFEEGIQYGVQRIGGLNRQGIMNAVFGGEGLSLATLEGNGRVILQSMTIEGLANALKKAQGGDKQGPTGGLFSTHTG, from the coding sequence GTGACCCTGCAGCAGCAGATCGTCGGCAATGCCATGCAGATGGCCGTCTGCACTCTCAACCCGGGCCAGACGGTCTACTGCGAGGCCGGGAAGTTCCTGTTCAAGACCGCCAACGTCTCGATGGAGACCCGCCTCGGCGGCCCCGGCACCCGCGGTTCCGGCGGCGTCGGCCAGCAGGGCGGGGGCGGCGGAGGCATGGGCGGGCTGCTGCGGCAGGCCGTGGGCACCGCCATGCAGGTCGGCCAGCGGGCACTGGCGGGGGAGTCGCTGGCCTTCCAGTACTTCACCGCGTCCGGCGGCGAGGGCACCGTCGGCTTCGCCGGGGTGCTGCCCGGCGAGATGCGGGCCCTGGAGCTGACCGGGTCGCGGGCCTGGTTCGCCGAGAAGGACGCCTTCGTGGCCGCCGAGGACACCGTGCAGTTCGGTATCGCCTTCGCCGGCGGCCGGCAGGGCATGAGCGGCGGCGAGGGCTTCATCCTGGAGAAGTTCACCGGCCACGGCACCGTGATCATCGCCGGCGCCGGCAACTTCATCGACCTCAACCCCGCCGACTTCGGCGGCCGCATCGAGGTCGACACCGGCTGCATCGTCGCCTTCGAGGAGGGCATCCAGTACGGCGTCCAGCGCATCGGCGGCCTCAACCGCCAGGGCATCATGAACGCCGTCTTCGGCGGCGAGGGCCTGTCGCTTGCCACCCTGGAGGGCAACGGCCGGGTGATCCTGCAGTCCATGACGATCGAGGGTCTGGCCAACGCGCTGAAGAAGGCTCAGGGCGGCGACAAGCAGGGCCCCACCGGTGGCCTGTTCTCGACCCACACCGGGTGA